Proteins found in one Paenibacillus wynnii genomic segment:
- a CDS encoding nucleotide sugar dehydrogenase, with translation MLKNKKVNIIGLGYIGLPTALMFAAHGVEVVGTDYNEKLVNTLKLGENAFEEDGLEELFRQALSKGITFSTKYVTADVYIVAVPTPYDKSSKKIDASYVLSAVKSIMDVSPKGAIIVIESTVSPGTINKSVRPVIEANGFSIGKDINLVHAPERIIPGNMIYELKHNSRTIGSDDNEVGRLIKDLYKVFCQGDIELTDIRTAEMTKVIENTFRDINIAFANELTKICHSDEMDVYEIIRIANMHPRVNILQPGPGVGGHCISVDPWFLVGDYPGLANIILAARKINDSMPEYVLGRVHEIMKDKEMKDLSRVGLYGLTYKDNVDDVRESPTLQLLEAMEKHLAPALKTYDPYVKRDIVQNQYHDLDIFLADVDFVVIMVSHNEIKEVMEKLRGKVILDTKNICDIEGAYKL, from the coding sequence ATGTTGAAAAATAAGAAAGTTAATATTATTGGATTAGGGTATATCGGCCTTCCAACGGCACTAATGTTTGCAGCACATGGGGTCGAAGTAGTTGGAACAGATTATAATGAAAAATTGGTGAATACTTTAAAATTAGGTGAAAATGCTTTTGAAGAAGATGGTCTTGAAGAACTGTTTAGACAAGCCTTGTCTAAGGGAATTACATTTTCAACTAAATATGTAACTGCAGATGTATATATTGTAGCGGTACCTACTCCTTATGATAAATCCAGTAAGAAAATTGATGCGAGTTATGTTTTGTCAGCAGTGAAAAGTATTATGGATGTAAGTCCGAAAGGAGCAATAATAGTAATTGAATCAACAGTTTCACCTGGTACGATAAACAAATCCGTTCGTCCTGTTATAGAAGCCAATGGATTTTCGATCGGAAAAGATATTAATTTGGTTCATGCACCAGAAAGAATTATTCCTGGTAATATGATCTACGAGTTGAAACATAACTCACGTACTATTGGGTCAGATGATAATGAAGTAGGAAGATTAATAAAAGATTTGTATAAAGTATTTTGTCAAGGTGATATTGAATTAACCGATATTAGAACTGCTGAAATGACGAAAGTTATTGAAAATACATTTAGAGATATAAATATTGCATTTGCAAATGAATTGACAAAAATTTGTCATTCTGACGAAATGGATGTTTACGAAATAATAAGAATCGCAAATATGCATCCTCGTGTAAATATACTCCAGCCCGGCCCCGGTGTTGGTGGGCATTGTATCTCTGTAGATCCATGGTTCTTGGTAGGAGATTACCCTGGACTTGCTAATATCATATTAGCTGCAAGAAAAATAAATGACTCAATGCCAGAGTATGTGTTAGGTAGAGTTCATGAAATAATGAAAGATAAAGAAATGAAAGACTTATCTAGAGTGGGCTTATATGGATTAACCTATAAAGATAACGTGGATGATGTGCGTGAAAGTCCTACTTTGCAGTTATTAGAAGCAATGGAAAAGCACTTAGCTCCTGCTCTGAAAACGTATGATCCTTATGTCAAGAGAGATATTGTACAAAATCAATATCATGACTTAGATATTTTTTTAGCTGATGTTGATTTTGTTGTAATCATGGTATCTCACAATGAAATTAAAGAAGTTATGGAAAAGTTAAGAGGAAAGGTTATATTAGACACCAAAAATATATGTGATATAGAAGGCGCTTATAAGTTATAA
- a CDS encoding heparinase II/III family protein has protein sequence MISYIKILRTFFFRSNTIVKRIVLKRVLGKTNLNDMLFSYEIKSYKKKMPLLRIESLIDYKIIFNESIDSNLMNFTCNKYLSHHFNILGSGWISSDYKAQVLGIEGVKYLADPVRPFVDIVKARVDKNYSPIDWHRDLKSGYLFDAEKSASKVSSNLPEGVDLKMPWELARMYHLPQMALMGISMHEKRETLIKEFKFQIIDFCESNPIGQGVNWNCTMEVAIRVVNILIAYDLFLQIDNYNVLDEEFKIYISSEIMKHGRFIIRNLELNFVTNKNGNHYLSNLCGLLFVASYYKNKETKKWFKFASVEFLSEFDKQFLEDGGNYECSTVYHRLSAEISAYSMALLIRNGVEIEQRFLKKLNSAAHFAALTKKHDGNIIQIGDNDSGRLIKLDLIGEFLSVKDYEEKYYNLSGYSDLYKDNQVFDENELSVNSLLAIVYAITKYNYLKTFYKEFPLDYKIMIALLNNKTLISDEAFEFTKQQPIISIDDFNLSTLINKQITKIIFPVENLNLKNSTLNYSPDFGLAVFELDNFKLFVRSVADLGIMHNAHLHNDFLHFEVSYGLENYFSDQGSYIYTPLINRRNQFRSVKAHNIPYHGIETNNLKDCFSVKVNITGKIVELTNCSIGMILYFADIVHYRRIELNQNVITILDKSNKPFLYDCKEAEYSSSGYGALLSKRIKNTKLLIEKKINYQ, from the coding sequence ATGATTTCTTACATTAAAATACTGAGGACATTTTTTTTTCGTTCCAATACTATTGTTAAGCGAATTGTCTTAAAAAGGGTATTGGGTAAAACTAATTTAAACGATATGCTTTTTAGTTATGAAATAAAAAGTTATAAAAAAAAAATGCCATTACTAAGAATTGAAAGCTTAATTGATTATAAGATCATATTTAATGAGTCTATCGATTCAAATTTAATGAATTTTACATGTAATAAGTATCTATCGCATCATTTTAATATACTAGGAAGTGGATGGATATCATCAGACTATAAAGCTCAGGTACTTGGAATTGAGGGCGTTAAATATTTAGCTGATCCTGTAAGACCATTTGTTGATATTGTTAAGGCGAGAGTTGACAAGAATTACTCTCCAATTGATTGGCATAGGGATTTAAAATCAGGCTATTTATTTGATGCTGAAAAATCAGCCTCGAAAGTTTCGTCAAATTTGCCTGAAGGCGTAGACCTAAAAATGCCTTGGGAGTTAGCAAGAATGTATCATCTTCCTCAAATGGCCCTCATGGGAATTTCAATGCACGAAAAAAGAGAGACTTTAATAAAAGAATTTAAATTCCAAATTATTGATTTTTGTGAGAGTAATCCCATAGGACAAGGTGTTAACTGGAATTGCACTATGGAAGTAGCGATACGTGTGGTGAATATATTAATAGCCTATGATTTGTTTTTACAAATAGATAATTATAACGTTTTGGACGAAGAATTTAAAATATACATTTCTTCTGAGATAATGAAACATGGAAGATTTATAATACGTAATTTAGAATTAAACTTTGTGACAAATAAAAATGGAAACCATTATTTATCGAATCTTTGTGGGCTATTATTTGTAGCTAGTTATTATAAGAATAAAGAAACAAAAAAATGGTTTAAATTCGCATCTGTAGAGTTTTTAAGTGAGTTTGATAAACAATTCTTAGAAGATGGCGGAAACTATGAATGTTCAACGGTCTATCATCGTTTAAGTGCTGAAATATCAGCTTATTCGATGGCGTTACTAATCAGAAACGGTGTTGAAATTGAGCAGAGGTTCTTGAAGAAGCTTAATTCAGCTGCACATTTTGCTGCCCTCACTAAAAAGCATGATGGTAATATAATTCAAATAGGCGACAATGATAGCGGGCGGTTAATTAAGTTAGATCTCATAGGTGAGTTTTTATCAGTTAAGGATTACGAGGAAAAATACTATAATTTATCAGGTTATAGTGACCTTTATAAAGATAATCAAGTTTTTGATGAAAATGAGTTAAGTGTCAACTCGCTATTAGCAATAGTATATGCAATTACAAAATATAATTATTTAAAAACATTCTATAAAGAATTTCCATTAGATTACAAGATTATGATTGCGTTATTAAACAATAAAACATTAATTTCTGATGAAGCATTTGAATTTACCAAACAACAACCTATTATATCTATTGATGATTTTAATTTATCAACATTGATTAATAAGCAAATTACTAAAATTATATTTCCAGTTGAAAATTTAAATTTGAAGAATTCAACACTGAATTATTCTCCTGATTTTGGATTGGCAGTTTTTGAGCTAGATAATTTCAAGCTTTTTGTTCGGTCCGTGGCAGATCTTGGAATTATGCATAACGCTCATCTTCACAATGACTTCTTACATTTTGAAGTGAGTTATGGATTAGAAAATTACTTTAGTGATCAAGGAAGCTACATATATACCCCTTTGATTAATAGAAGGAATCAATTCAGAAGTGTAAAAGCACACAATATTCCATACCATGGAATAGAAACCAATAATTTAAAAGATTGTTTTAGTGTGAAAGTTAATATAACCGGTAAAATTGTAGAACTTACTAACTGTTCAATAGGAATGATACTATATTTCGCTGATATAGTTCATTACCGAAGAATTGAACTAAATCAAAATGTTATTACAATATTGGATAAAAGTAATAAGCCCTTTTTATACGATTGTAAAGAAGCAGAATATTCATCTTCAGGATATGGAGCCTTATTATCTAAAAGAATTAAAAATACAAAACTTCTCATTGAAAAGAAAATAAATTATCAATGA
- a CDS encoding polysaccharide biosynthesis C-terminal domain-containing protein, which translates to MNRSLIGQVHKKVPKDFLQVFIFDILSKVFMIVITIILIRIMSPSQYADIVKFTALSSFIYGVFGEGISLSFIRYSTEQYSRTGKSTVGLHAVSSLLIFILSFLVITLVPVLTGIYNTTAIVVIYASFYGFILSLINMNQAFFQSREMYVKSGITNNLRNVFILISLLYLMIIFKEVKATQVFLVYVICGSIAFVFGIIRIYKGTLLKEILSNRSILKLMLQDSFGIVIYLVILNVINQIDIVMISNMMTEKDVAMYGIAFKYYSLLLTLLPSIKAVLRVRTSKKEYIDDIEQRKKFTLIWLKRTWKFVIPFSVFVILASDIFMPIMNGEQYDEAINTFKILCVGVGISYMFASNTSIMMAAKKYKTLCLLAITSLGVNVLVNWMLIPVWGINGAAVATILTHMIINVSATFFIFLDKGESVK; encoded by the coding sequence ATGAATCGGAGTTTAATAGGGCAGGTACATAAAAAAGTTCCGAAAGATTTTCTTCAAGTGTTTATCTTTGATATATTATCCAAAGTTTTTATGATAGTAATTACAATTATACTAATAAGAATAATGTCACCTTCACAATATGCAGATATAGTAAAATTCACTGCTTTATCCAGCTTTATTTATGGGGTATTCGGCGAAGGGATATCACTTTCATTTATACGTTACTCTACAGAGCAATACTCAAGAACCGGTAAAAGTACAGTTGGACTACATGCAGTGTCCTCTTTACTGATATTTATACTTTCATTTTTAGTTATAACATTGGTTCCTGTTTTGACGGGGATTTATAATACAACTGCTATCGTTGTAATTTATGCATCGTTCTATGGATTTATTTTATCATTAATAAATATGAATCAAGCCTTTTTTCAGTCTCGGGAAATGTATGTTAAATCAGGAATTACAAATAATTTAAGAAATGTTTTCATACTAATATCATTATTATATTTAATGATTATTTTTAAAGAAGTCAAAGCAACTCAAGTATTTCTTGTATATGTTATTTGTGGTTCAATTGCTTTTGTTTTTGGAATTATCCGTATATATAAAGGGACTTTACTGAAAGAAATTTTGTCTAACCGAAGTATTCTAAAATTGATGCTTCAAGATAGTTTTGGAATTGTGATTTATCTAGTAATTTTAAATGTAATTAATCAGATAGATATTGTTATGATTTCAAATATGATGACGGAAAAGGATGTAGCAATGTATGGTATTGCTTTTAAATATTATTCATTGTTACTGACTCTATTACCTTCTATTAAAGCTGTCTTAAGAGTAAGAACTTCAAAGAAGGAATATATAGATGATATTGAGCAACGAAAGAAATTTACATTGATATGGTTGAAAAGAACTTGGAAATTTGTTATTCCATTTTCTGTGTTTGTTATTTTAGCTAGTGATATATTTATGCCAATTATGAACGGAGAGCAGTATGATGAGGCTATAAATACATTTAAAATTTTATGTGTTGGAGTAGGTATTAGCTATATGTTTGCATCAAATACAAGCATAATGATGGCTGCTAAAAAATATAAGACACTTTGTTTACTTGCTATAACATCATTAGGTGTGAATGTTTTGGTCAATTGGATGTTGATTCCTGTCTGGGGTATTAATGGTGCTGCGGTTGCAACAATTCTTACACATATGATAATAAATGTATCGGCTACATTTTTTATCTTTCTGGATAAAGGAGAATCAGTGAAATGA
- a CDS encoding oligosaccharide repeat unit polymerase yields the protein MGLVNKKSKKTKYFTLNMGLFRLSLDSLYVTVLNNYHEQSYLLSSGVFNMELNAVKYVISWIIYLIAVIFIDKKILKTRDRGSEIIILGLFIMSFVPSISLFGLANLDYEYLYNFVVFWSMLLVSSYLLCNIKKSKSSTNNRLALNNSSKYYIWLAIIYIFCLGVFIISWRFNGFKLNITLDSIKIYELRSQAKTYNLGTIVEYFRNNAMYIIIPFAGVYCWQKKNWIFLLFLIYIQLHLYSIDNQKAALFILPASILAYIFYRKFMVEIIPLMLILVNILIYIESIIGKSTFLVSTALERIYYLPAILSNCYFEYFKDMPSVVPFVSVFEKIGFVSDYPYTFGVPYILGGLYFHNPAVSANTGLFGSAYSYGPLGIIFIPVTYAFLFYLLDKVTSGLEIKTYISILIVLIYAITGATIFVVLSVYGYIMALILLSLVNKNNKFQILSSSKSIDYLKQYND from the coding sequence GTGGGACTTGTGAACAAAAAAAGTAAAAAAACGAAGTATTTTACTTTAAATATGGGTTTGTTTAGGCTCTCCCTAGATTCTCTATATGTTACGGTGTTAAATAATTACCACGAGCAAAGTTATTTACTATCTAGTGGTGTGTTTAATATGGAATTAAATGCAGTGAAATATGTTATCTCGTGGATTATTTACCTAATTGCGGTTATTTTTATTGATAAGAAAATACTAAAAACTAGAGACAGAGGATCTGAAATTATTATATTAGGGTTATTTATTATGAGCTTTGTACCGTCAATTTCATTGTTTGGCCTTGCTAACCTAGACTACGAGTATTTATATAACTTTGTAGTTTTTTGGTCGATGCTTTTGGTGTCATCATATTTGCTTTGTAATATCAAAAAAAGTAAATCATCTACTAATAATCGTTTAGCATTAAATAATAGCTCGAAATACTACATATGGCTAGCAATTATTTATATTTTTTGCTTAGGGGTATTTATAATATCTTGGAGATTTAACGGTTTTAAATTAAATATAACACTAGACTCTATAAAGATTTATGAATTAAGAAGTCAAGCAAAAACTTATAACCTAGGGACAATTGTTGAATATTTCAGAAATAATGCAATGTATATTATTATACCGTTTGCAGGGGTTTATTGTTGGCAAAAGAAAAATTGGATCTTTCTTTTATTTCTAATATACATTCAACTTCACCTATATAGTATAGATAACCAAAAAGCAGCACTATTTATTTTGCCTGCATCTATTTTAGCATATATCTTTTACAGAAAATTCATGGTTGAAATAATACCTTTAATGTTGATTTTAGTAAATATCCTTATCTATATTGAATCAATTATAGGGAAATCGACATTTTTAGTAAGTACTGCTCTTGAGCGGATTTATTATTTACCTGCAATATTGAGTAATTGTTATTTTGAATATTTTAAAGATATGCCTTCCGTAGTACCTTTTGTTAGTGTCTTTGAGAAGATTGGGTTTGTTTCTGACTATCCCTACACATTTGGTGTCCCATACATTTTAGGAGGGCTATATTTTCATAATCCTGCGGTTAGTGCTAATACGGGATTGTTTGGTAGTGCATATTCTTATGGACCACTTGGTATTATTTTTATTCCAGTTACATATGCATTTTTGTTTTATTTGTTGGATAAAGTCACATCAGGATTGGAAATTAAAACTTATATATCTATTTTAATAGTTTTAATTTATGCAATAACTGGTGCTACAATATTTGTTGTTTTAAGTGTATATGGGTATATTATGGCTCTTATTTTACTATCTTTAGTTAACAAAAATAATAAATTCCAAATTCTTTCATCAAGCAAAAGTATTGATTACTTAAAACAATACAATGATTAA
- a CDS encoding glycosyltransferase family 1 protein has product MLKVLHVVSTLSRSSGVMSFIMSYYRNINRSSIQFDFLYWVDSNGTYAEEIEELGGRVYFVKKPGFSKNSFFSILSFFKDNSDKYKILHLHEVYLNSLFSILGRKYGVRHIISHSHTTKYSDKKINAIRNRILCLPLKKNVDAYFACSQAAGNFLYGKRLMKQGKIKIINNAVDSKKFEFNEKIRTKVRNNLKLDKELVIGHVGRFNKQKNHEFLIEIFSEVFKKNKNSILLLIGMGPLEEEIKEKVKLYSLSDQVLFLGQREDVRDLLHAMDVFVLPSIFEGLGIVLIEAQMTGLQCYTSDIVPIEAKVTENISYLSLKSAASVWAERILETKNDSVRTNETNKIRNAGFDIRIEAKKLESYYLKMKNL; this is encoded by the coding sequence ATGCTAAAAGTCTTACATGTTGTTTCAACTTTAAGTCGTAGTAGCGGTGTAATGAGTTTCATAATGAGCTACTATAGAAATATTAATAGAAGTAGTATACAATTTGACTTTTTATATTGGGTAGATAGCAACGGAACTTATGCTGAAGAGATAGAAGAATTAGGTGGTAGAGTATATTTTGTTAAAAAGCCTGGTTTCTCAAAAAATTCATTTTTTAGCATATTATCTTTTTTCAAAGATAACTCTGACAAATATAAAATTCTTCATCTTCATGAAGTTTATCTAAATTCTTTGTTTTCAATTCTAGGGCGTAAATATGGTGTTAGACACATCATCTCACATAGTCACACAACTAAATATTCAGATAAGAAAATTAATGCAATTAGAAATAGAATTTTATGCCTACCACTTAAGAAAAATGTCGATGCTTATTTTGCATGCTCTCAAGCAGCTGGTAATTTCTTATATGGGAAAAGATTAATGAAGCAAGGAAAAATTAAGATAATTAATAATGCAGTTGACTCTAAAAAGTTTGAGTTTAATGAAAAAATCAGAACAAAAGTACGCAATAATTTGAAGTTAGATAAAGAGCTAGTTATAGGGCATGTAGGACGCTTTAATAAACAAAAAAATCATGAATTTTTGATTGAAATTTTTTCGGAAGTATTCAAAAAGAATAAGAACAGTATTCTCTTACTTATAGGCATGGGGCCATTGGAGGAAGAGATTAAAGAGAAGGTTAAGCTTTATTCTCTAAGTGATCAGGTTTTGTTTTTGGGGCAAAGAGAAGATGTAAGGGATCTTTTACATGCAATGGATGTCTTTGTCCTACCTTCAATTTTTGAAGGATTGGGGATAGTTTTAATCGAGGCGCAAATGACTGGTTTGCAGTGTTACACTTCAGATATTGTCCCCATTGAAGCGAAAGTAACGGAAAATATAAGCTACTTAAGTTTAAAGTCAGCCGCTTCCGTGTGGGCAGAAAGAATATTGGAAACCAAGAATGATTCAGTAAGAACAAATGAGACGAATAAAATCAGAAATGCTGGGTTTGATATTAGAATTGAAGCGAAAAAATTAGAAAGTTATTACTTAAAGATGAAAAATCTGTAA
- a CDS encoding glycosyltransferase family 2 protein → MEILISIVMPAYNCEKYVVEAINSVLFQTHQNFELIVIDDGSKDNTVNLIEEMTKMDSRIKFYINKNNQGVAATRSRGVSLATGDWIAYLDSDDCWVKEKLEKQINCLNKTKGNFLFTGSSFMNENSELYKGILEVPEKVSYKELLKQNIISCSSVLIKKKYIEEYKMEKDETHEDFGSWLRILKVERYA, encoded by the coding sequence GTGGAAATTTTAATCAGCATTGTTATGCCCGCTTATAATTGTGAAAAATATGTAGTTGAGGCAATAAACTCAGTGTTGTTTCAAACTCACCAGAACTTTGAGTTAATAGTTATTGACGATGGATCTAAGGATAATACTGTTAACCTAATAGAAGAAATGACGAAGATGGATAGTAGAATAAAATTTTATATTAATAAAAATAACCAAGGTGTCGCCGCAACCAGAAGTAGAGGGGTTTCCCTAGCTACAGGAGACTGGATAGCTTATTTAGATAGTGATGATTGTTGGGTAAAAGAAAAACTGGAAAAACAAATTAATTGTTTAAACAAAACAAAGGGGAACTTTCTGTTTACTGGTTCTTCATTTATGAATGAAAACAGTGAACTTTACAAAGGTATTCTTGAAGTTCCGGAAAAAGTTTCTTATAAAGAATTACTAAAACAAAATATTATATCCTGCTCATCAGTATTAATTAAAAAAAAATATATTGAAGAATATAAAATGGAGAAGGATGAAACACATGAAGACTTCGGCTCATGGCTTCGCATTTTAAAAGTAGAACGATACGCTTAA